The DNA sequence CCTAGAAGCGCAATATAGCCCGCCCAGCGGGTTTGGTCGGTAAGTTTATAACCAATTGAAAAGTTATAGAACAGACCTAAAAAGAAGTTGGCAACCAGCAGGATGGGCAATATCCCTAAACCTTCCCGGTAATCTTCCCCTAAAAAAATCTGAATCAACTCCAGGTAAAACATGATTCCGATGAAGGCCAGGCTCCCTACCAAGGCAAAGGCCCGCGCAACATCTGCATAGATGATTTTGTCTTGAGAAACTGCCGATTGCCTGAAAAAGAAAGGTTCGGCAGCATAATTAAAAGCCTGTACAAAAAGGTTCATCAATACTGCCAGCTTAGCCGCAGCACCATACAATCCACCCAAATCAAGATTTTCTAAAGTACTCCCCCCAGCAAAGTTTTTCAACAATGTCGGTCCTGCCAATTGATTGACAATCCCAGCAACAGCGGCAATTACCAAAGGCAAGGCATAGTTGAGCATACTGCGCCACAAGTCGGTAGCAAAACGCCAGACCAAATCACGATACAATGGTGCCAGCCACAAAAGACTTGCTCCACTGGCCAGTAAGTTGGACCAAAAAACGTAGGCGATCCGATGCTCAGGATTATAAATGCTATTGACAACATCGTAACCATGCGCCAATAGCCAGGGACAGCCTTCTAAGAAAAAGAAAACCAGTAGTATGTTGAGTGCCAGCGCACCAAGCTTGATGGCCGCAAAACGCAAAGGCCGACTAGCCATCCGCAACTTAGCAAAAGGTATAGCTGCTAGGGCATCAAAGGCAATGATGAGGGTGAAAATACGCACATAATCGGCTCGACCTGGATACTTCAACCAGATGGCGATTTGTGGAGATAAATAGAACAACAATCCCGTTAGTGCTAGTGTAGTACCAATAATAGCCAACGAGGCCGTAGAAAAAACAGTATCCTGATCATATTTTTCATCCCCTGAATCCTTTCGGCTACGGCTGGCAAACCAAAAAAAAGCGGTTTCCATCCGGTAAGTAAATACGACCAAAAGTAGGGCTATCCAGAAATATAAATCATTGACAATGCCGTACTCTTCACGTAAGAACACCCGGGTTAAATAAGGGGTTAGTATGATCCAATTGACCACACGCCCAAGAATGCTACTCAGCCCGTAGATGGCGGTTTCACCCGCTAATTTTTTTAGTAATGCCATACGGCTCAAAGATAATGCTATTGCCATCTTGTGCGTTATTAATGTCTGTTTTCTGTTTACAGATAATTACTAGGGGCAAAAAACACCACTATAAATTCCCATAAGTCAGATATGAACACATTCAAAATTTAAGGGTAACTTTGTCCTTCCGCCATTAATACACATACTATGATTAATATCCAACTACTCAAATCAATCTGTCAGGCCCCTGGTGCTCCTGGTTTTGAACAACGTATTCGCGAACTCGTACTTAGGGAAGTAACCGATCTGGTAGATGAGGTTTCGGTAGATAACATGGGTAATGTCATTGCCATAAAGCGGGGACAAGCACGTAAAAAAGTGATGATTGCCGCCCACATGGACGAAATTGGCTTCATTGTTAATCATATCGACGAAGAAGGCTTCCTGCGTTTTCTGCCTTTAGGCGGATTTGATCCCAAGACTTTGACGTCTCAGCGGGTGATCGTTCACGGTCGTAAGGATGTCATTGGTGTTATGGGATCCAAGCCTATCCATTTGATGAAGCCGGAAGAACGTACCAAGCAAGTTCCATTGCAGGAATACTTCATTGACCTGGGGATGAGTAAGGAAGAGGTCCACAAAGTGGTGCGAGTAGGGGATCCTGTAACCCGTGAACGGGAACTGATCGAAATGGGAGATTGCGTCAACAGTAAATCTATCGACAACCGCGTTTCGGTTTTTATTTTATTGGAAACCCTGCGGGCCCTCAAAGACCAAAAGGTACCTTATGATATATATGGTGTCTTTACGGTACAGGAAGAAGTAGGGCTGCGGGGTGCTATTTCGGCAGCGCACCTGATTGATCCTGATTTCGGTTTTGGCCTTGACGTGACCATCGCTTTTGATGTACCCGGTGCCCAAGGACACGAAAAGGTTACCCAGTTGGGCAAAGGAGCAGCCATAAAAGTTTTGGATGGCACTGTCATCAGCGATTACCGCATGGTCAATTATCTTAAGAAGACGGCTACTCAAAATAATATCCCCTGGCAGGTGGAACTTCTGCCGGCAGGTGGAACGGATACCGCAGGCATTCAGCGGTATGGTAAAAAAGGCGCTATTGCCGGAGCCATCTCTATCCCGCTACGCAATATGCATCAGACCATCGAAATGGCCCACAAAGGTGATATTCAGCACTGTATTGAATTACTGACCCTGTCCATCAGCCGCCTTGATCAGTACAATTGGGATTTTTCTAATACCCATGACGATGGGAGCTCACTTGCAACTCAACAAGAAGAAGACAGTTTCTTTTAGTTAGACTTTCTGCAAAAGCCTGTAATGAGTCTCGCATTGCTTCGCCCTCTGAGTTTAATGGGTAGGGAGATCGTGAACGATTAGGAATCAATTCCTAATGACAATATAATTGTGTACTGTTCCTTAGGTGTAAATATTTTTTTAAAAAAAATATTTACCACAACTTACTGATATTCATTTCCTTATAACCCGTATTATTGTTTTTCGAATAAAATAATAATAAACGAGGGAACTAAAAGACAATAAGCTTTGGTTAGTGATGGCGTGTACGCACGGAAACGCTCCGGCAGGAACGTGTTGCACACATAACTTTAAAAATCTATTTTTATGGTTCTGATGGCTAACAACGACGTAAGACAACGGGTCTTTGAGCGCGAGTTTCTTCCAGAGCTCGGCGCCTTGTACGGATTTGCCTACCACCTCACCTACGACGAGGCGGCAGCAGAGGATCTTGTGCAGGATACGATCGAGCGTGCCATCAAAGCCATCGATCAGTACCGGCAAGGTACCAACGCCAAGGCATGGTTATTTAAAATCATGCGTAATCATTTCATCAATGGCTACCGCAAAAAGTCGCGGCGTCCAAACATGGTTGATTACGAAGATGTGGCTGCGATCATCCCAGATACGGATACGCAGAGCATCCCTTCCTTGATGGATTGGAATGACGAGAGCCTCCAAAACGTGGTAGGCGATGAACTCTCAGCAGCAATGGACCGACTATCTGAGGATTTTCGGACGGTAATTGTGTTGAGTGATCTGCAAGACTTCAAATATGAAGAAATAGCAGAAATCCTCGGAGTTCCTATCGGAACGGTTCGTTCACGACTGTTTCGGGCTCGAAACTTGCTGGCTAAAGATTTGCAGGATTATGCCGCTGAAAACGGCTTTACTAATAATCGTAACCAAGATTCATAACCTTGCCTTGTGCAGGTTGAGCCTTACCTGAGAAGAACGTTTTCTTTTTACCCGCTTTCTATTGTTAACTTCCAAAATGATTATCCTGCGGGTTAAAAGGAAGCGTTCTTCATCGGGGAAACAACAAAGATCATGATGACGAATTCGTTCTCAACACAAAATTCAATTTACGCTGTCGCCCAACCGTCCCGTTGGACCACAGCGTTTTTTGTGTCTGGTACTTATCGATCATGGTTCTGTTGTTTTTCAGGAATTCACCAGCATGGGCGAAGAAATTTTACAGCCATGAGAGATCAGAATTTTCAAGAACTGATGAGCAAGTTCGGCAATCGAAATTTGCTAGATGATGGCCCCAGTAGCGTCAGTGAAACCCAACCTTATCACACCGTTGGCGAAGCGAAACCTAGTATAGAAGAACAGTTAGATAGTCAGTTAGCCTTTAAGCAGTTTTTAAAACGTAGCCTCCCTAATATTAAACCTTCCTCCGAGTTCATCCAGTCGATTAAAGACCGCATCAAAATTATTGATGCCCCTGAGAACTCGCTCTAGTTTTTATTTTTTTCTTTAATTTACTTGTTGACTATTACTACATCAGTAATAGCTAAAACGATATCATGCATTAGCTACTGACTACGCTTGATCGTTAGTAGTCAGTAGCTAATATCATTCCTTCTTTGACATGCTTTGCCAGAGAATAACACCCTTGATGTGCCTTATCTCACACCATTTATATTTTTCTTCTTTTTGATGATCCTCCTTTGACGCTGCCAGAGCGAGCAAAAATGATGCGGTTCCACCCTCGTAGATTACAGCATTAGAAGACCTCTTCATCTTCTAACGAAACATATCTTCATCCAGTAGATCGTCTTCCAGCGTCTGCTGATCTTTTTGTGCATATTTTGGCATCTGTTGATAGGCGATGTAGGCACAGATTGCACCAACGATAATACCCACAAAATTTAACGCCATCTCCGACAAGTTTTCTATACTTTTTCCCATCATATCGTAGACCAAAGCCAGAATTATCCCTGCTACGAACTGTGTAAGAAAGTAAGCAGCAAAGCCGATTGCTCCCCACAAAAATTTATTGAGCCCTAGCTCGCCTGCCTTATTTGCAAAGGCGATGATAATAGCGATAATAATAATCATGGTAGTAATAAGTATTTTATCTTCACAAACGACTCGGTCGATACGTTAACAAAAGTAAAAAAACTTGTTGGGCTACGCGCAGCAATCTATTTTTACAAAAATTATCTCCCTGCTTATGCATTTTCTACGTCTACTTGCACTGGTTGGTTTGGTTATCTTCGGTATCGCTTGTAATACCGACAACGATAATCATTCACCAGTAACAGCATCTCCAACCGAGGAACCCCATTCACGTGCTGTCGATACTTTCGACTTGGATGGATTTACGGCGAATTATGAAAATACCAACCGTCTTGATTGGCAGCGCCCCAACCTCATTATTGGCCTTCTGGGGAAAGGCGATCTCTCCAATAAAGTAGTCGCAGATATTGGTACCGGAAATGGTTTCTTTGCCAAAAGAATTACGCCGCTGGCAAAAAAGGTAATTGCGCTGGATATTGATCAAACGTTTCTAAGCTACGTAGATAGTACCAGTATGGTGGAATTATCGAAGGAAGAAAGAACGCGCCTGGAAACCCGGCTGACGCCACCTGATTCTCCAAACTTAAATCCTCAAGAGGTAGATGCCGTATTGATTGTTAATACCTTCATGTACATCAAGAATAAGCTGGAGTACCTGGAAAAATTGAAACCAAAGTTCAAGGAAGGCGGACGCTTGGTTATCGTTGATTTTAAGCGCAAGCGAACCCCTATTGGACCACGGCCCTACGAACACCGTGCGCCACTTTACGTCGTAGAAGATCTACTTTACGAAGCTGGTTACAAAAACATCCAGGCCATTGATACCGAGTTGAACTACCAGTACATCCTGGTAGCAGACCTGTAGTCAAGAATAAGTCTAAATAAACTTACCATTAAGCCAACCGAATCGAGGTACAGGTGTTACCTTTGTATTATTATTGTAAAGCAAAGTAACCATGGAGAATACCACCGCCACTAAAAGTCCGGTGCTTTTATACACGGAACAAACCCCGAACCCTGAATCATTGAAGTTTGTCACCAACCGGATGTTGTACCGGGGCACTGCCGACTTCAGAGAAGAAGACCTCGCTCGTGAATGGTCTCCACTAGGGACTGCTTTGTTTGATCTTCCCTACGTCAAGGGCGTTTACATCTCTAATAACTTTGTTACAGTTACCAAGGAGTTCAACTACGCCTGGGAAGACATCATGCTCAAACTCAAAGAGTTTATCAAGGCTTACGTACAGGAAGACAAGATGATCATCAAAGATGGCTTTACGGAAGCTATGGATGCCATTGAAGCCGAGCGTGGTGCGAGCTATGAGTACAGTGATGACGATGCTGAGATTGTGACAAAAATCAAGGAACTCATTGATACGTACGTGAAACCAGCCGTAGAAATGGATGGTGGAAACATTGAGTTCAAGCACTTCAAGGAAGGCGTCGTAACCGTGATCTTGCAAGGTTCTTGTAGTGGCTGTCCTAGTTCTACTGTTACCCTAAAGTCAGGTATTGAAGGTATGCTCAAGCGGATGTTGCCTCAGGTAAAAGAGGTTGTTTCAGAAATGGGCTAACCCTGTTTTCGGGCTTTTTCCAATTCTTTTTCCATTGCTGTCACCATTGATTTTGACAGTAATTTACCGGTTTCCCGAAAATTGTCCCAGTCTTCGGAGGGAGGCTCTATACCTTGTTCTATCTGTTTATACAGTCTGTTGAACCACCCAAAATACCTCATGAATGGCTCTTCATCTTCCAGGAGTATATTGATGTCGGTCGGGTCTACATTCTGGTAAGACTCGTCTTGGGCATACTGCCCCATTATCCGTAAGGTAGCCAACTCTACCTGTTGCGCTTTACCGGGGCGTGTAAGGCGTTGGTAGCGTTTCCGATCCGTAAAGAAGGCCCCTGTTTTACTGGGAATGGTAGTGGCCAGAAACAGCATCAACGAAACCAGGCCTCCCGAGAAAATAATGGTATTCCACGGAGCTCCTAAAAAAGCAGAAAGACTAACAAGGATAATACCTCCTAGCAGGGAGGTTAATGGCCCCGCAATAAGGATACGGGCAATTTTTTGTGCATTCGCTGGATCATTATTAATGGGTGTAGTTGCTGCTATTCCACCGTAGTGTCCGAGATTGGTATTAAGGTACCATTTCACTTTTTCTTCTTCTCGCTTGACTCCTAGAGGTCCAAATACGAAAAGTGCAAACCTAAACCCTTGCGCTAATCCTGTTATTAAATGGCCTAGCTCGTGAAGCCCTAACATTAGAAAGGCCATGATTAAGATTCCTGCAAATGTCAGGGTCTTTTCGGAAGAAGACTCCGGTTTAGGAAAATCAAAAGCAGGAATTTTCTCAATGAGATAAAAGGAAAGAGCTACTAATAATACTAGGGCAAGGAGCTCCAAAAAACTACTTAAACGGTTATTATTTTTTACCACAGCAACTATTTTGATTTAAAAATAAATATTTTTTACTAATTGTTGTATATTCGTCATCTCATAGGAATATACTTTTTATATCAGCGGTTATTTTTGAGCAAAGTCTTCCATCAATCAGCGGTTATCTCTCTTTCTTCCAAGAATTTATCCGACCTTGCTCTCAGACTTAATGACTACCAAGCATGTTGGTTAAAACTTTTGCCAGCGCTGTTGAAGGCGTTGATGCTCGTACTATTACCGTTGAAGTAAACACTGGCGGCAACGCAGCCTTTGATGGCAAACAATTCTACCATTTAGTAGGTCTACCGGACAACGCAGTGCGTGAAGGCATGATGCGGATGGAGCCTGCTTTAAAAAACAGTGGTTACGAAGTCATTCGTTTACGCACCATTGTCAATCTTGCTCCTGCGGATATTCGCAAGGAAGGGGCAGCTTACGATCTTCCTATCGCTTTGGCCTATCTGGCCGGTTCGCGACAAATTTTAGCGGATGACCTGGATAAATACGTCATCATGGGCGAGCTTTCCCTCGACGGTAGCTTACGCCCTATCAAAGGCGTCTTACCCATGGCGATCCAGGCACGTAAAGAAAAATTCAAGGGTCTTATTTTGCCTAAGGCTAACGCCCGCGAAGCCGCCATTGTGGATGATATTAAAGTTTACGGCGTCAATAATTTGGCGGAAGCCGCCGCTTTTTTGGATGGTACGCTTCAGCTAAGCCCCACTTTCGTGGAAACACGCGACGAATTTGCGGCCAATGAGGGCAACTACGATGTAGACTTCTCGGATGTCAAAGGGCAGGAAAACATCAAACGGGCCCTGGAAATTTCGGCAGCCGGAGGCCATAATGTGATCCTGATTGGCCCGCCAGGTGCAGGCAAGACCATGCTAGCGCGGCGTTTGCCCACCATTCTTCCGCCATTAGATTTGCGGGAAGCTCTAGAAACGACCAAAATTCATTCTGTTGCTGGCGTACTTCCTGCGGGGTCGGCGTTGGTCACGCAACGGCCTTTTCGTTCCCCCCACCACACCATCAGTGATGTTGCATTGGTAGGAGGAGGTTCAAACCCCAGTCCGGGAGAAATCAGTTTGGCCCATAATGGTGTCCTCTTCCTCGACGAACTCCCCGAGTTTAAGCGCACCGTCCTTGAAGTGATGCGGCAACCGATGGAAGAACGACGTGTGACCATCTCTCGTGCCAGGGTGACCGTTGACTACCCTGCCAGTTTTATGCTGGTAGCTTCGATGAACCCCTGCCCCTGCGGCTATTTCAATCATCCCGAGAAAGAATGTGTTTGTGGACCAGCAGTGGTCCAACGTTACCTCAATAAAATTAGTGGCCCACTGCTGGATCGGATCGACTTGCATGTAGAAGTTACGCCGGTTTCTTATGATGAGCTTTCTAGCAATGAACGCCCTAGTGTAAAAAGCAAAGATATTCGTGAGCGCGTTATTGAGGCCAGAAAAGTACAAACAGAGCGTTACGCAGCGCTGCCCAAAATTCACTCCAACGCACACATGCCGAGCCGGATGGTGAGAGAAGTTTGCCAGATTAGTCAGCCGGGTACGCTTTTAATCAAAAAAGCAATGGAGCGACTACAGCTCTCCGCTCGCGCCTATGACCGCATCCTGAAAGTTGCACGAACAATTGCTGACTTAGGTGGTAGCCCTGACATAAAAATTGAACACCTGGCCGAAGCCATCCATTTCCGTAGCTTGGATCGAGAAGGGTGGATGGAGTAAGGGTTAACTAGATGCTTGGTTTATTGATCTTTGATGGTTCTATAAATAGAACACTACCCAGGCAAAAGACAAGCTTATAAATATAACTTAACTAAGATGCAAATTATCTCCTACAACGTCAATGGAATTCGCGCTGCAGCGCAGAAGGGGCTCGCCGAGTGGCTTGCCGAAAACAATTTTGATATCGTCTGTTTACAGGAATCTAAGGCTACGCCCGATCAGGTAGACATGAGTGATTTCGAAAAGCTCGGTTATCATCATTTCTGGCATTCTGCTGAGAAGAAAGGATATAGCGGTGTCGTTACCCTCTGCAAAGAAAAGCCTACGCTTGTAAAAGAAGGATGTGGCTTGGAAAAATACGATCAGGAAGGTCGTATCCTCCGGACCGACTTTGGTGATTGGACCTTACTAAACTGCTATTTCCCTTCGGGAACTACTGGCGATTCGCGGCAGGATTTTAAGATGGAATTCCTCGCTGATTTTCAAATCTGGATTGATGAATTGCGCAAGGAGCGCCCCCAATTGATCATTGTTGGTGATTACAACATAGCTAATCATCCCATCGATATTCATAACCCGATCAGCAACAAAAAATCGTCTGGTTTTTTACCCGATGAGCGGGCTTGGTTGACTTCCTGGTTTGAAAATGGCTTCACGGATGCTTTTCGAGCATTGCATCCCGAAGCAGAAGAATATAGCTGGTGGAGTTACCGTGCCAATGCTCGCGCCAATAATAAAGGCTGGCGGATTGATTACCAATCCATTTCTAACAATCTTGCTGATAGAATCAAAGCAGCCCATCACCTTGCTGATGCCAAACACAGTGATCATTGTCCGGTATTGGTAGAAATTGATTTGTGATGGGAGGGTTGGCTAGGATTCATGGGATGGTGGGATTATCGGATTTTCATATCGGATGAGTGAATAACACATGATAAGCGATTTGAAGTCTAAGGTTATTGTTGGTACTGTTAGCACAAGTTATAGTGCAGAGCTTTATATAAGCCCAGCCATCTCGAAAACAAAAAAAAACGCGTATCTAAAAAAAATCCTACAAATCTTAAAATCCCATGAATCCCAGTCCAGACTAGGATTCATGAGATGGTTGGATTTTGGGATTATTAATCTGAAAACGATGAAAAAAGAAATCAAAGACGATTTGACTTATAAGATTATTGGCTGTGCGATGAAAGTACACGGAGCTCTAGGTAACGGCTTTCAAGAAGTTATTTACCAACGGGCACTAGCAATCGAGATGGGGAAACAAGGCTTGAACTTTGCCCGGGAAATGGAGATGAGCATTTTTTACGAAGGCATCCAAATAGGAATACGGAGGGTCGATTTCTTCGTTGAAGACAGAATTATGTTAGAATTAAAGGCTGTTATTAATTTAGAAGATGC is a window from the Lewinella sp. LCG006 genome containing:
- a CDS encoding class I SAM-dependent methyltransferase, whose amino-acid sequence is MHFLRLLALVGLVIFGIACNTDNDNHSPVTASPTEEPHSRAVDTFDLDGFTANYENTNRLDWQRPNLIIGLLGKGDLSNKVVADIGTGNGFFAKRITPLAKKVIALDIDQTFLSYVDSTSMVELSKEERTRLETRLTPPDSPNLNPQEVDAVLIVNTFMYIKNKLEYLEKLKPKFKEGGRLVIVDFKRKRTPIGPRPYEHRAPLYVVEDLLYEAGYKNIQAIDTELNYQYILVADL
- a CDS encoding exodeoxyribonuclease III, translating into MQIISYNVNGIRAAAQKGLAEWLAENNFDIVCLQESKATPDQVDMSDFEKLGYHHFWHSAEKKGYSGVVTLCKEKPTLVKEGCGLEKYDQEGRILRTDFGDWTLLNCYFPSGTTGDSRQDFKMEFLADFQIWIDELRKERPQLIIVGDYNIANHPIDIHNPISNKKSSGFLPDERAWLTSWFENGFTDAFRALHPEAEEYSWWSYRANARANNKGWRIDYQSISNNLADRIKAAHHLADAKHSDHCPVLVEIDL
- a CDS encoding lipopolysaccharide biosynthesis protein; protein product: MAIALSLSRMALLKKLAGETAIYGLSSILGRVVNWIILTPYLTRVFLREEYGIVNDLYFWIALLLVVFTYRMETAFFWFASRSRKDSGDEKYDQDTVFSTASLAIIGTTLALTGLLFYLSPQIAIWLKYPGRADYVRIFTLIIAFDALAAIPFAKLRMASRPLRFAAIKLGALALNILLVFFFLEGCPWLLAHGYDVVNSIYNPEHRIAYVFWSNLLASGASLLWLAPLYRDLVWRFATDLWRSMLNYALPLVIAAVAGIVNQLAGPTLLKNFAGGSTLENLDLGGLYGAAAKLAVLMNLFVQAFNYAAEPFFFRQSAVSQDKIIYADVARAFALVGSLAFIGIMFYLELIQIFLGEDYREGLGILPILLVANFFLGLFYNFSIGYKLTDQTRWAGYIALLGTIITLVFNIIFIPSMNIYAPAWASLICFFTMTVAGYWLTRKLWPVDYKLGRMVYYLLMALGGWGLTLLAAELVPDQMAYRLIANSIILFLLLGILYKTEVNWLRKALGRA
- a CDS encoding site-2 protease family protein, with translation MAFLMLGLHELGHLITGLAQGFRFALFVFGPLGVKREEEKVKWYLNTNLGHYGGIAATTPINNDPANAQKIARILIAGPLTSLLGGIILVSLSAFLGAPWNTIIFSGGLVSLMLFLATTIPSKTGAFFTDRKRYQRLTRPGKAQQVELATLRIMGQYAQDESYQNVDPTDINILLEDEEPFMRYFGWFNRLYKQIEQGIEPPSEDWDNFRETGKLLSKSMVTAMEKELEKARKQG
- a CDS encoding YifB family Mg chelatase-like AAA ATPase, whose amino-acid sequence is MLVKTFASAVEGVDARTITVEVNTGGNAAFDGKQFYHLVGLPDNAVREGMMRMEPALKNSGYEVIRLRTIVNLAPADIRKEGAAYDLPIALAYLAGSRQILADDLDKYVIMGELSLDGSLRPIKGVLPMAIQARKEKFKGLILPKANAREAAIVDDIKVYGVNNLAEAAAFLDGTLQLSPTFVETRDEFAANEGNYDVDFSDVKGQENIKRALEISAAGGHNVILIGPPGAGKTMLARRLPTILPPLDLREALETTKIHSVAGVLPAGSALVTQRPFRSPHHTISDVALVGGGSNPSPGEISLAHNGVLFLDELPEFKRTVLEVMRQPMEERRVTISRARVTVDYPASFMLVASMNPCPCGYFNHPEKECVCGPAVVQRYLNKISGPLLDRIDLHVEVTPVSYDELSSNERPSVKSKDIRERVIEARKVQTERYAALPKIHSNAHMPSRMVREVCQISQPGTLLIKKAMERLQLSARAYDRILKVARTIADLGGSPDIKIEHLAEAIHFRSLDREGWME
- a CDS encoding NifU family protein — its product is MENTTATKSPVLLYTEQTPNPESLKFVTNRMLYRGTADFREEDLAREWSPLGTALFDLPYVKGVYISNNFVTVTKEFNYAWEDIMLKLKEFIKAYVQEDKMIIKDGFTEAMDAIEAERGASYEYSDDDAEIVTKIKELIDTYVKPAVEMDGGNIEFKHFKEGVVTVILQGSCSGCPSSTVTLKSGIEGMLKRMLPQVKEVVSEMG
- a CDS encoding M42 family metallopeptidase yields the protein MINIQLLKSICQAPGAPGFEQRIRELVLREVTDLVDEVSVDNMGNVIAIKRGQARKKVMIAAHMDEIGFIVNHIDEEGFLRFLPLGGFDPKTLTSQRVIVHGRKDVIGVMGSKPIHLMKPEERTKQVPLQEYFIDLGMSKEEVHKVVRVGDPVTRERELIEMGDCVNSKSIDNRVSVFILLETLRALKDQKVPYDIYGVFTVQEEVGLRGAISAAHLIDPDFGFGLDVTIAFDVPGAQGHEKVTQLGKGAAIKVLDGTVISDYRMVNYLKKTATQNNIPWQVELLPAGGTDTAGIQRYGKKGAIAGAISIPLRNMHQTIEMAHKGDIQHCIELLTLSISRLDQYNWDFSNTHDDGSSLATQQEEDSFF
- a CDS encoding sigma-70 family RNA polymerase sigma factor; this encodes MVLMANNDVRQRVFEREFLPELGALYGFAYHLTYDEAAAEDLVQDTIERAIKAIDQYRQGTNAKAWLFKIMRNHFINGYRKKSRRPNMVDYEDVAAIIPDTDTQSIPSLMDWNDESLQNVVGDELSAAMDRLSEDFRTVIVLSDLQDFKYEEIAEILGVPIGTVRSRLFRARNLLAKDLQDYAAENGFTNNRNQDS
- a CDS encoding GxxExxY protein — encoded protein: MKKEIKDDLTYKIIGCAMKVHGALGNGFQEVIYQRALAIEMGKQGLNFAREMEMSIFYEGIQIGIRRVDFFVEDRIMLELKAVINLEDAHLSQAMNYCEAYNIPVGLLINFGSRSLQYKRVYNLNHPENKKPRT